In a genomic window of Rhodovulum sp. P5:
- a CDS encoding DUF5131 family protein → MGENSKIEWTTHTFNPWWGCVKVSEACKHCYAEAWARRVGQDVWGPKSDRRFFGETHWEAPEAWNRRLEGTGQRARVFCASMADVFEDRRDLDPHRARLWALIEATPNLDWLLLTKRPELVRGLAPWGAEWPLNVWLGTTVENQKRADENLPELASVPAKVRFISAEPLLGPLDLRAYLHAISWVITGGESGPKARPASPSWFRSLLVQCMEADVPFHFKQWGDWVPGDGINLPQRRTQQAPMGQSWCAWGKRLQDAVWTDKRMMACHPSG, encoded by the coding sequence ATGGGCGAGAATTCGAAGATCGAGTGGACGACGCACACGTTCAACCCATGGTGGGGCTGTGTGAAGGTGTCTGAGGCCTGCAAGCACTGCTATGCCGAAGCATGGGCGCGGCGTGTCGGTCAGGATGTTTGGGGCCCGAAAAGCGACCGACGGTTTTTCGGCGAAACGCACTGGGAAGCGCCAGAGGCCTGGAACCGACGGCTTGAGGGGACGGGGCAGAGGGCGCGTGTATTTTGCGCTTCCATGGCAGATGTGTTTGAGGATCGGCGTGACCTTGACCCACATCGCGCCCGCCTTTGGGCGCTGATCGAAGCCACCCCGAACCTCGACTGGCTGCTCCTGACAAAACGTCCGGAACTGGTGCGGGGCCTGGCGCCTTGGGGCGCGGAATGGCCGCTGAATGTCTGGCTTGGCACGACGGTCGAAAACCAGAAACGTGCCGATGAAAACCTTCCCGAACTTGCCAGCGTACCAGCGAAGGTGAGGTTCATTTCGGCTGAACCTCTACTTGGGCCGCTGGACCTGCGCGCGTATCTCCATGCGATTTCATGGGTGATCACTGGTGGCGAAAGTGGGCCGAAGGCGCGGCCGGCCAGCCCTTCCTGGTTTCGGTCACTTCTGGTTCAGTGCATGGAGGCTGATGTGCCGTTCCATTTCAAACAATGGGGCGACTGGGTCCCGGGCGACGGCATCAATCTACCGCAGCGGCGCACGCAGCAAGCCCCGATGGGACAGTCATGGTGCGCGTGGGGAAAAAGGTTGCAGGACGCAGTTTGGACGGACAAACGCATGATGGCTTGCCATCCCAGCGGATGA
- a CDS encoding site-specific DNA-methyltransferase gives MKNAFYFGDNLNILGEYIPDESVDLVYLDPPFNSNASYNLLFKSPDKTRWADAQIATFEDTWKWGDPAEETFAMLEMRPGRVGDVLGALRRILGENDMLAYLVMMAARLAELDRVLKPTGSLYLHCDPTASHYLKVVMDAIFGVGLFQNEIVWQRNTGKSLMKRRLPNTHDLLLAYRKSDDATWNDDAIYVPYDPDNLPEKTAQKYCNIDPDGRRYTLGDLLNPNKNRPNLDYEFLGVRRVWRWTKDRMQAAYEAGLIHQSAPGKVPRLKRYLDEMKGLPLTDVWTDILPLNSQARERLGYPTQKPLALLERIIAMSSNEGDVVLDPFCGCGTTLHAAHAMGRRWIGIDVAIQAMSVVGDRLRTHFPAIDYDVFGIPRSIDGALYLAENHPFKFEEWAVTRIGGMHSGKYRGDRGIDGIFYFLTGNDQKSRGIISVKGGRNLNPGMIRDLVGTLDRERRETRDPDAIAVFVCAHEPSRGMLNEARQAGTIETATGPFPAVQILTVREIFEGAAIRVPALFDSVAAAAAGRQRGRSASGFVDPRELARQRAMLFTFDGTGPSVAAARPEADRPMPAQLRMAV, from the coding sequence ATGAAAAACGCGTTCTACTTCGGCGACAATCTCAATATTCTTGGGGAATACATCCCCGATGAAAGCGTCGACCTAGTCTATCTCGACCCGCCCTTCAACTCGAACGCCAGCTACAACCTGCTATTCAAGAGCCCCGACAAAACCCGCTGGGCCGACGCGCAGATCGCCACCTTCGAGGATACGTGGAAATGGGGCGACCCGGCCGAGGAAACCTTCGCGATGCTGGAAATGCGGCCTGGCCGCGTGGGCGACGTTCTGGGCGCCCTGCGGCGCATCCTCGGCGAAAACGACATGCTGGCCTATCTGGTGATGATGGCCGCGCGGCTGGCCGAGCTCGACCGCGTTCTAAAACCCACCGGCAGTCTCTACCTGCACTGCGACCCCACGGCCAGCCACTACCTGAAGGTGGTGATGGACGCGATCTTCGGGGTCGGTCTGTTCCAGAACGAAATCGTCTGGCAGCGCAACACCGGCAAGTCTTTGATGAAAAGGCGGCTTCCCAACACGCATGATCTGCTGCTCGCCTATCGCAAGTCGGATGACGCCACCTGGAACGACGACGCGATCTACGTGCCCTATGACCCCGACAATCTGCCCGAGAAGACGGCGCAGAAATACTGCAATATCGATCCGGATGGGCGGCGCTATACGCTCGGCGACCTTCTGAACCCGAACAAGAACCGCCCGAACCTCGACTATGAATTTCTTGGCGTCAGGCGTGTCTGGCGCTGGACGAAAGACCGGATGCAGGCGGCCTACGAGGCTGGATTGATCCATCAGAGCGCGCCCGGAAAGGTGCCCCGCCTGAAGAGGTATCTCGACGAAATGAAGGGACTGCCCCTTACCGATGTCTGGACTGATATCCTGCCCCTGAATTCCCAGGCCCGGGAGCGTCTCGGCTATCCGACGCAGAAACCTCTGGCGCTGCTGGAGCGGATTATCGCGATGTCCTCGAACGAAGGCGACGTCGTACTCGACCCGTTCTGCGGCTGTGGCACCACGTTACACGCCGCCCACGCCATGGGCCGGCGGTGGATCGGGATCGATGTCGCCATTCAGGCCATGAGCGTAGTGGGCGACCGTCTGCGCACCCATTTCCCGGCTATCGACTACGATGTCTTCGGCATCCCGCGCAGCATCGACGGCGCGCTTTACCTAGCCGAGAACCACCCCTTCAAGTTCGAGGAATGGGCTGTCACACGCATTGGGGGCATGCATTCCGGCAAGTATCGCGGCGACCGCGGGATCGATGGCATCTTCTATTTCCTCACCGGAAACGACCAGAAGAGCCGGGGCATCATCTCGGTCAAGGGTGGACGCAACCTCAACCCGGGCATGATCCGCGACCTTGTCGGCACGCTAGACCGCGAACGCCGCGAAACGCGCGACCCGGATGCAATCGCCGTTTTCGTCTGCGCGCACGAACCATCGCGCGGCATGCTGAACGAGGCCCGCCAGGCTGGCACTATCGAAACAGCGACCGGCCCGTTCCCGGCGGTGCAGATCCTGACCGTGCGTGAGATATTTGAAGGCGCGGCCATCCGGGTTCCGGCACTATTTGACAGCGTCGCTGCGGCCGCGGCCGGGCGCCAGCGCGGTCGCTCTGCCAGCGGCTTTGTCGACCCGCGCGAACTGGCGCGCCAGCGCGCCATGCTGTTCACTTTCGATGGTACAGGTCCTTCCGTTGCCGCAGCGCGGCCCGAAGCCGACCGCCCCATGCCCGCCCAACTCCGCATGGCTGTCTAA
- a CDS encoding DUF3800 domain-containing protein, whose amino-acid sequence MPTSSEPYEYVLYIDEAGDDGLKRVRPIDEKGASEWLVVSGVLIRHTNESSVVEWVRDIRQDINARQAPALHFRNLSPTKKRRACELLVEKPVVCFAVCSNKKNMRGWNNERAARMGGKQWFYNFCVRFLMERVTDFCLKDSTRKYGASRYLKVVFSQRGGHSYGQTKAYWELLKAQSLAGTTYLDRWVMRHEVLRFRLVDYVPHTSNAGLQLADAVASAFYQACDTLDVVNDPEPAKLLRPRMARAGGLIADYGIVLQPTPPTKARLSEKQKAIFAFYGYDFGARGPRPL is encoded by the coding sequence ATGCCCACATCTTCCGAACCATACGAGTACGTTCTCTATATTGACGAAGCCGGCGACGATGGCCTCAAGCGAGTGCGCCCGATAGACGAAAAAGGGGCGTCGGAATGGTTGGTGGTTTCAGGTGTACTTATCCGGCACACCAATGAGTCCTCCGTTGTTGAATGGGTTCGGGACATTCGCCAGGATATAAACGCGCGACAGGCCCCTGCGTTACACTTCCGAAACCTCTCTCCGACAAAGAAGAGGCGCGCGTGCGAACTCCTAGTCGAGAAGCCCGTGGTCTGTTTCGCGGTGTGTTCAAACAAGAAGAACATGCGCGGCTGGAATAACGAGCGCGCCGCGCGCATGGGCGGAAAGCAATGGTTTTACAACTTCTGTGTCCGTTTTTTGATGGAGCGCGTCACGGATTTTTGCCTCAAGGACAGCACCAGGAAGTACGGAGCATCGAGATATCTGAAGGTCGTCTTCAGTCAGCGAGGCGGTCATTCCTACGGGCAGACAAAAGCTTATTGGGAGCTTCTCAAGGCGCAATCTCTCGCAGGAACAACCTATTTGGACAGGTGGGTGATGCGCCATGAAGTGCTTAGGTTCCGGCTAGTGGACTACGTGCCGCACACATCGAACGCAGGGCTTCAGTTGGCAGACGCCGTCGCCAGTGCGTTCTATCAGGCCTGCGATACGCTTGACGTCGTGAACGACCCTGAACCCGCGAAGCTGCTTCGTCCAAGAATGGCGAGGGCGGGTGGATTGATAGCCGACTACGGGATTGTTCTGCAGCCCACGCCCCCTACGAAGGCACGGCTTTCCGAAAAACAGAAAGCAATCTTCGCGTTCTACGGCTATGACTTCGGAGCGCGTGGGCCCCGGCCCCTCTAA
- the yecR gene encoding YecR family lipoprotein → MHSAGQFAYLCQCKIAVSFVHLSESTAMNLRSRSLSALCLVALAGCVEVTKTPVPTGGSRADASVVLSYDFTSAEKVTADWAAAQAAADARCRAWGYRRADPFEGVRTQCNQSDGWGNCIRGMVSRTYQCLGRG, encoded by the coding sequence ATGCACTCCGCGGGACAGTTCGCTTATCTATGTCAGTGCAAGATTGCCGTAAGTTTCGTTCATTTATCCGAAAGTACCGCAATGAACCTTCGCTCTCGTTCTCTGTCCGCCCTGTGTCTAGTTGCTCTTGCGGGCTGTGTCGAAGTTACCAAAACGCCCGTACCAACAGGTGGAAGCCGCGCCGATGCTAGCGTCGTGCTCTCCTACGACTTCACGTCAGCAGAGAAAGTAACAGCCGACTGGGCTGCCGCGCAGGCTGCAGCCGATGCGCGTTGCCGTGCTTGGGGTTATCGTCGAGCAGATCCCTTCGAAGGGGTGCGCACACAGTGCAATCAATCCGACGGCTGGGGAAATTGCATTCGCGGTATGGTATCGCGCACCTATCAATGCCTGGGCCGCGGGTAA
- a CDS encoding S24 family peptidase, with protein MKDILDAIDAALARKKLSAAAASRLAVGNPSLIKNLQNRRARERDHPVENLQKLAEVLDLEFYFGPPRALTVTDQPAGPAEDSAFVPVPVHLAELAAGAGAENGMEGIDDYIAFRADWLNRLGLSASNAALVRARGDSMVPTIECGDLLLLDTARTTPPAHRRAAHDRRRPPIFALRDGTGARVKRLDRVEAGRLLLISDNPATPPEIASDADIVILGRVRWWGRVAPG; from the coding sequence GTGAAAGACATTTTGGACGCGATAGATGCCGCCCTTGCGCGGAAAAAGTTGTCTGCCGCCGCGGCGTCGCGGCTGGCGGTGGGAAATCCGTCCTTGATCAAGAACCTCCAAAACCGCCGAGCAAGAGAGCGCGATCACCCAGTCGAGAATCTCCAGAAATTGGCCGAGGTCCTGGACCTTGAATTTTACTTTGGCCCACCTCGCGCACTTACGGTTACGGATCAGCCAGCAGGTCCAGCTGAGGATTCCGCTTTCGTCCCGGTTCCGGTCCACTTGGCTGAACTGGCTGCAGGCGCAGGGGCCGAAAACGGCATGGAGGGCATCGATGACTACATTGCCTTCCGGGCCGACTGGTTGAATCGTCTTGGGTTATCGGCATCAAACGCTGCATTGGTTCGCGCGCGCGGCGACAGTATGGTGCCCACAATTGAATGCGGCGACCTTCTGTTGCTAGATACGGCGCGGACAACCCCGCCGGCTCATCGCAGGGCGGCACACGACCGGCGGCGCCCCCCAATTTTCGCCCTACGGGACGGCACTGGGGCCCGTGTCAAACGCCTGGACCGGGTTGAAGCCGGGCGACTTCTGCTGATTTCTGACAACCCAGCCACCCCACCGGAAATCGCTTCGGATGCTGATATCGTCATCCTCGGCCGCGTGCGCTGGTGGGGCCGCGTGGCGCCGGGATGA
- a CDS encoding ParB N-terminal domain-containing protein, translated as MSGAGKVISAPVDRIDVPGNRARAYSAETAQALAGVIEAQGLLHPITIRRDGPRFRLVAGLHRLRAFEILGRETIPARLSTAETEEAERLEELMENLGRGELIALDRCQHLFELKVVWERMHPETAHGKASPKTQSLRLSDEAPEVFGFAPSVAETVGLSKRSIQLAVKIWAGLSVASRKRLIGTDLAKKQTELKALSELKPAQQAKVLDLILGELPPANVAQALEYLETGCAPDVVEKRFHAVSRSIAALDDDVFDRVIAAHEDRVIASLRRQGGL; from the coding sequence ATGAGCGGTGCGGGCAAGGTCATCTCCGCGCCGGTCGACCGGATCGACGTGCCGGGCAACCGAGCGCGGGCCTACAGCGCGGAGACCGCGCAGGCGCTGGCCGGGGTGATCGAGGCGCAGGGGCTGTTGCATCCGATCACGATCCGGCGCGACGGGCCGCGCTTTCGCCTTGTCGCTGGCCTGCACCGGCTGCGGGCGTTCGAAATCCTCGGCCGGGAAACGATCCCGGCGCGGCTGTCGACAGCCGAGACGGAAGAGGCTGAACGCCTTGAAGAGCTGATGGAAAACCTTGGTCGGGGCGAGCTGATCGCGCTGGACCGCTGCCAGCATCTGTTCGAGCTGAAGGTGGTGTGGGAGCGGATGCATCCGGAGACCGCCCACGGGAAGGCGTCACCAAAGACGCAAAGTTTGCGTCTTTCCGATGAGGCGCCCGAAGTCTTCGGGTTCGCCCCGTCCGTCGCGGAGACCGTCGGCCTGTCGAAGCGGTCGATCCAACTGGCCGTGAAGATCTGGGCGGGCCTGTCTGTGGCCTCGCGTAAGCGGCTGATCGGCACCGATCTGGCGAAAAAACAGACCGAACTCAAGGCGCTTTCCGAACTGAAACCCGCGCAGCAGGCCAAGGTTCTGGACCTGATCCTGGGCGAGCTGCCGCCCGCGAATGTCGCGCAGGCGCTGGAGTATCTGGAAACCGGCTGCGCACCTGACGTGGTCGAAAAGCGGTTCCATGCCGTCAGCCGCAGCATCGCCGCGCTTGACGACGACGTGTTCGATCGGGTGATCGCGGCGCATGAGGATCGCGTGATCGCCTCGCTCAGGCGGCAGGGGGGCTTGTGA
- a CDS encoding Mu transposase C-terminal domain-containing protein: MPDLSGNFFTARELAEIVRDRGLTNFPSTERNIRAHAKRAGWEALPDTLVRRRPSGAQGGRTSWEYHFSLLPEALQAAIASRQAHASLRARHDLRAEADRRRVQAIGMSALGQGPRRAMEARAEILTAIDGYATAHHQSRAWAIARFLAAQDHWQACQEIQARRDAGEILTEAEAEQLAQVPRLIAPRTLDLYADYGVEHGGFGLSPATLEAANDRRKSPVVKRSAVYDWFKARGRDGVLALAPVPPKAEAPIPPAFADFLKFYALPGKPTAADAHRQWAEACDGGTPPMSLQQVRYILRNRLNNIEKHVGREGLLTLRARLPFVTRTTEGMWPTTIYTADGKTLDAEVADPVSHRPMKPEITSILDVATRRCVGVAVSRKEGVIAVTEALRRASCAHGIPAIFYTDRGPGYKNKVFDADVGGLMGRLGITKMHALPYNSQAKGLVERFQALWNDVARRLPTYLGADMDKEAKQVVHKETRAEIREFGRARRLPTWDDLLALIDATAAAYNDRPHAGLPKFEDPETGRMRHMSPNEAWAAHVAAGFEPVPVDAAEADDLWRPYEIRTASRGLVQFNTNSYFHAALEPYHGEKVWVGYDFAQADKVWVREFDVSTGQPGRLICVADFEGNAQRYVPVSVEQKAIEDRAKARLKRLERKIDDVEAERDGVAMLDHETPAPFFDAALAEPAAEPVALAIDNDVEEPAAMPATPRRRVFASDEELALWALDHPDDVTPGQIGVLRECLASPSARELFRMSGIDLEALRTLLRDAA; this comes from the coding sequence ATGCCCGACCTGTCAGGGAATTTCTTCACCGCGCGGGAACTGGCCGAAATCGTCCGGGACCGGGGGTTGACCAATTTCCCGTCCACCGAACGAAACATTCGGGCCCATGCAAAGCGCGCGGGCTGGGAAGCCCTGCCGGACACACTTGTGCGGCGGCGCCCTTCAGGCGCCCAAGGCGGGCGGACAAGCTGGGAGTACCATTTCTCGCTGCTGCCCGAGGCGTTGCAGGCCGCGATTGCGAGCCGTCAGGCACATGCGAGCCTGCGGGCACGTCACGACCTGCGGGCCGAGGCGGACCGCAGGCGCGTTCAGGCCATCGGCATGTCCGCGCTGGGGCAAGGTCCACGCCGGGCGATGGAAGCCCGGGCAGAGATCCTGACCGCGATCGACGGCTATGCCACCGCGCACCATCAAAGCCGCGCATGGGCCATTGCCAGGTTCCTGGCTGCCCAGGACCACTGGCAGGCCTGTCAGGAAATCCAGGCACGCCGGGATGCGGGCGAAATCCTGACAGAGGCCGAAGCGGAGCAACTGGCCCAGGTGCCACGCCTGATCGCGCCCAGAACGCTTGACCTGTACGCGGACTATGGCGTGGAGCATGGCGGATTCGGCCTGTCCCCGGCCACGCTGGAAGCCGCGAACGACCGCCGGAAATCGCCCGTGGTCAAGCGCAGCGCGGTCTATGACTGGTTCAAGGCCCGCGGGCGCGACGGGGTGCTGGCGCTGGCACCGGTGCCGCCCAAAGCGGAAGCGCCGATCCCGCCGGCCTTTGCCGATTTCCTGAAATTCTATGCGCTGCCGGGCAAGCCCACGGCGGCGGATGCGCATCGCCAATGGGCCGAGGCCTGCGATGGCGGCACCCCGCCGATGAGCCTGCAACAGGTGCGTTACATCCTGCGCAACCGCCTGAACAATATCGAGAAGCATGTGGGGCGCGAGGGGCTTTTGACGCTGCGTGCGCGCCTGCCCTTTGTCACGCGCACGACCGAGGGCATGTGGCCGACCACAATCTACACCGCCGATGGCAAGACACTCGACGCGGAGGTGGCCGACCCGGTCTCGCACCGTCCGATGAAGCCCGAGATCACCTCGATTCTGGATGTTGCGACCCGCCGATGCGTGGGCGTGGCGGTCAGCCGCAAGGAAGGCGTGATCGCGGTGACCGAGGCGTTGCGCCGCGCGAGTTGCGCGCATGGCATACCGGCCATTTTCTACACCGACCGAGGGCCGGGCTACAAAAACAAGGTCTTCGACGCAGATGTTGGCGGTCTGATGGGGCGGCTGGGCATCACCAAGATGCACGCGCTGCCCTATAACAGCCAGGCAAAGGGCCTTGTCGAACGCTTTCAGGCGCTTTGGAACGATGTCGCCCGGCGTCTGCCGACTTATCTGGGCGCCGACATGGACAAAGAGGCCAAGCAGGTCGTCCACAAGGAAACCCGCGCGGAAATCCGCGAATTCGGCCGGGCGCGGCGCCTGCCCACATGGGACGACCTGCTGGCGCTGATCGACGCGACCGCCGCGGCCTATAACGACCGCCCGCATGCCGGTTTGCCGAAATTCGAGGATCCCGAAACTGGCCGTATGCGGCACATGTCGCCGAACGAGGCCTGGGCCGCGCATGTGGCCGCGGGCTTCGAACCGGTCCCGGTGGACGCGGCCGAGGCCGACGATCTGTGGCGGCCCTACGAGATCCGGACCGCCAGCCGCGGACTCGTCCAGTTCAACACCAACAGCTACTTCCACGCCGCGCTGGAGCCGTATCACGGCGAAAAGGTCTGGGTCGGCTACGACTTCGCGCAAGCCGACAAGGTCTGGGTCCGCGAATTCGATGTGTCCACCGGCCAGCCGGGCCGGCTGATCTGCGTCGCCGACTTCGAGGGCAACGCGCAGCGCTATGTGCCTGTCAGCGTCGAGCAGAAAGCCATCGAAGACCGTGCGAAGGCGCGACTGAAGCGGCTGGAGCGCAAGATCGACGATGTCGAGGCGGAGCGCGATGGCGTTGCGATGCTCGATCACGAAACGCCCGCGCCCTTCTTTGACGCCGCGCTTGCTGAACCTGCGGCCGAGCCGGTGGCGCTGGCAATCGATAACGATGTCGAGGAGCCGGCCGCGATGCCGGCCACACCGCGCCGCCGGGTGTTTGCGAGCGACGAGGAGCTGGCGCTCTGGGCGCTGGACCATCCGGATGACGTGACGCCGGGCCAGATCGGGGTGCTGCGGGAATGTCTCGCCAGCCCGTCGGCACGGGAGCTGTTTCGAATGTCAGGCATCGACCTGGAGGCGCTTCGAACCCTCCTCCGGGACGCCGCCTGA
- a CDS encoding AAA family ATPase has translation MKPTFVETSNVRRFMAALKTLDERGAVEACMVVVDGKPGLGKTTTLSRWVAQTGSVYLRAQKGWDYSWFIQDLLTELSVSYQQIRGKRERFARVLQELQIRAEQAALEEKVFGLVIDECDLVSNRGEIMEAIRGISDIQFMPTILVGMGRLRDNLRRFPQIESRAPNKVEFLPASIEDVTALVEGRCEVAVAPDLIAFVHRVSKGYTREILDAIAAIERFGRRFEPGPGGVTLADMAGQPVMNDRSTGKPIMVPGGAA, from the coding sequence ATGAAACCCACCTTTGTCGAGACGAGCAACGTGCGCCGCTTCATGGCCGCACTGAAGACGCTGGACGAGCGCGGCGCAGTCGAGGCCTGCATGGTCGTGGTCGACGGCAAGCCGGGCCTGGGCAAGACCACCACGTTGTCGCGCTGGGTCGCCCAGACCGGAAGCGTCTATCTGCGCGCGCAAAAGGGCTGGGATTACAGCTGGTTCATCCAGGACCTGCTGACCGAACTGTCGGTGAGCTATCAGCAAATCCGCGGCAAGCGCGAGCGGTTCGCCCGCGTCTTGCAAGAGCTGCAGATCCGCGCGGAACAGGCCGCGCTTGAAGAGAAGGTCTTCGGCCTTGTCATCGACGAATGCGATCTGGTGTCCAACCGTGGCGAGATCATGGAGGCGATCCGCGGTATCAGCGACATCCAGTTCATGCCGACGATCCTGGTTGGCATGGGACGCCTGCGCGACAACCTGCGCCGGTTTCCCCAGATCGAAAGCCGCGCGCCCAACAAGGTGGAGTTCCTGCCGGCCAGCATCGAGGACGTCACCGCGTTGGTCGAGGGCCGCTGCGAAGTGGCCGTCGCGCCCGACCTGATCGCCTTCGTGCACCGGGTGTCGAAAGGCTACACGAGGGAAATCCTTGACGCGATCGCGGCGATCGAACGCTTCGGCCGCCGGTTCGAGCCGGGCCCGGGCGGCGTGACGCTGGCCGACATGGCCGGTCAGCCGGTCATGAACGACCGATCCACCGGCAAGCCGATCATGGTGCCGGGCGGGGCCGCGTGA
- a CDS encoding type IV toxin-antitoxin system AbiEi family antitoxin domain-containing protein produces the protein MVRSPDNGVATRILQALDLSSGDGRATDELAHALGLSRRQVSRAAALLIRRGLAERLGPGCYRLTGEGRGAAAAGASITSGPTGPTGAVSRPGKDTFRDRAWRSMRQRRAFTVNDILCDAARDEKNSRNNALSYLGRLRRAGYVRELPRRQSGVAPTSPGFKQFLLVKDTGPLAPVWRSRRGCLHDPNIGEDVPCVTA, from the coding sequence ATGGTGCGGTCCCCCGATAACGGCGTGGCCACGCGCATCCTGCAGGCACTGGACCTGTCATCGGGCGACGGGCGCGCGACCGACGAACTGGCGCACGCGCTCGGTTTGAGCCGCCGGCAGGTGTCGCGTGCCGCGGCCCTTCTGATCAGGCGCGGGTTGGCCGAGCGCCTTGGGCCGGGCTGCTACCGCCTGACCGGCGAAGGTCGGGGGGCCGCCGCCGCCGGGGCGTCGATCACCTCCGGCCCCACCGGCCCGACAGGCGCCGTTTCCCGCCCCGGGAAGGACACGTTCCGCGACCGCGCCTGGCGGTCGATGCGGCAGCGGCGTGCATTCACGGTGAACGATATCCTGTGCGATGCCGCGCGGGACGAAAAGAATAGCCGCAACAACGCGTTAAGCTATCTCGGGCGGTTGCGCCGCGCGGGATATGTGCGCGAGCTTCCGCGGCGCCAGTCCGGCGTTGCCCCGACGAGCCCGGGTTTCAAGCAGTTTCTGCTGGTCAAGGATACCGGCCCGCTTGCGCCGGTCTGGCGGTCGCGCCGCGGCTGCCTGCACGACCCCAATATCGGGGAGGATGTGCCATGCGTGACGGCCTGA
- a CDS encoding DUF3164 family protein, with amino-acid sequence MSDFTPAPLPDPTVEVGGQKYLPDASGRLTPVEAIKPQHMLEHETVRKIMGFALALSDQVARFKGHAFEDLGDFDAILEQQYDLKKGGKKGNRTYSTVDGCMQIQVRNADLLDFGPELQVAKGLVDECLSEWAEDSRAEIRTIVMRAFNVDKEGQINRSEIFMLLRLEIEDDRWKRAMEALRDAIRITGSKKYLWFRMRDSAEAPWTTVTIDLAAA; translated from the coding sequence ATGAGCGACTTCACCCCCGCGCCCCTGCCCGACCCGACGGTCGAGGTCGGCGGCCAGAAGTATTTGCCCGACGCTTCGGGTCGATTGACGCCCGTCGAGGCGATCAAGCCCCAGCACATGCTGGAGCACGAAACTGTCAGGAAGATCATGGGGTTCGCCCTAGCGTTGTCGGATCAGGTCGCGCGCTTCAAGGGGCATGCCTTCGAGGACCTTGGCGATTTCGACGCGATCCTCGAACAGCAATACGACCTGAAGAAGGGCGGCAAGAAGGGCAACCGCACCTATTCGACCGTCGATGGTTGCATGCAAATCCAGGTGCGCAATGCGGATCTTCTGGATTTCGGGCCCGAGCTGCAGGTCGCCAAGGGGCTGGTCGACGAGTGCCTCTCCGAATGGGCTGAGGACAGCCGCGCGGAGATCCGCACCATCGTGATGCGGGCCTTCAACGTGGACAAGGAAGGCCAGATCAACCGCTCGGAAATCTTCATGTTGTTGCGGTTGGAGATCGAGGACGACCGCTGGAAACGCGCGATGGAGGCCTTGCGCGACGCGATCCGCATCACGGGGTCGAAGAAATATCTCTGGTTCCGGATGCGCGACTCGGCCGAGGCGCCGTGGACGACGGTCACCATCGACCTGGCCGCGGCGTGA
- a CDS encoding HU family DNA-binding protein: MGTVNKSDMIREVAEATGHTAAAAQAAVDAFLAAVKTRAEAGDTISLRGFGIFKVRARPARMGRNIRTGEPMELPESRKLTFKAAKTKA, from the coding sequence ATGGGCACTGTCAACAAATCCGACATGATCCGCGAAGTGGCCGAGGCCACGGGCCATACGGCCGCAGCCGCGCAGGCGGCCGTGGACGCCTTCCTGGCCGCCGTGAAAACACGCGCGGAGGCGGGAGACACGATCAGCCTGCGCGGCTTCGGCATCTTCAAGGTCCGGGCCCGGCCGGCCCGGATGGGCCGCAACATTCGGACCGGTGAGCCGATGGAGCTGCCGGAATCCCGCAAACTGACCTTCAAGGCCGCGAAAACGAAGGCCTGA
- a CDS encoding gp16 family protein, giving the protein MNSKAVINIAKGQLGLDEDTYRALLARVTGKDSLRAMTDAEHRAVIAEMKRLGFRLRSGGKSIPPSVKPYIRLLHALWKSCHRLGAIEDGSRPALRAFCKRFVAYGVDDVAVDPDLLSYDQAHPIIEALKKMEARAKAAQEG; this is encoded by the coding sequence ATGAACAGCAAGGCTGTTATCAACATCGCCAAGGGGCAGCTCGGGCTCGACGAAGACACGTATCGCGCGCTCCTGGCCCGCGTCACCGGCAAGGACTCGCTCCGCGCCATGACCGATGCCGAACATCGGGCGGTGATTGCCGAGATGAAGCGGCTGGGATTCCGGCTCAGGTCAGGGGGCAAGTCGATCCCGCCCTCGGTCAAGCCCTACATCCGCCTGCTGCATGCGCTGTGGAAGTCGTGCCACCGTCTGGGCGCCATCGAGGACGGCTCGCGCCCCGCGTTGCGCGCCTTCTGCAAGCGATTCGTCGCCTATGGCGTGGACGACGTGGCCGTGGATCCGGATCTGCTGAGTTACGACCAGGCCCACCCGATCATCGAGGCGCTGAAGAAGATGGAGGCGCGGGCGAAAGCCGCGCAGGAGGGCTGA